The Acanthochromis polyacanthus isolate Apoly-LR-REF ecotype Palm Island chromosome 5, KAUST_Apoly_ChrSc, whole genome shotgun sequence genome includes a window with the following:
- the si:ch1073-335m2.2 gene encoding msx2-interacting protein isoform X2 — protein MVRETRHLWVGNLPEHVREEKIVEHFKRYGRVESVKVLRKRGSEGGVAAFVDFVDIKSAQKAHNAVNKMGDRDLRTDYNEPGSVPSAVRGLEDSSPSSSRDVTGFSRGTVGPVFGPPVSLHTREGRYERRIDGSESRDRAYDHSPYGHHDRSGTFDRQRHYNADYYRDRSVFAAAGPGSSAIGGSFEASDPHFDSRIRDPFTLTNSTRRDLYRDDRGRRVDRTYHHRRSRSSHSSQSRHPSPQRTTGQTPKTPHSPKRAPLSPGRGPRSRSRSRSSSSDSVSSTSSTGSGSDSNSSSSDGSRARSVQSSAAHAPPQSSMVLDSEEPRRSFGIKVQNLPVRSTDTSLKDGLFHEFKKHGKVTSVQIHGASEDRYGLVFFRQQEDQEKALSVSKGKLFFGMLIEVTAWSGPETESENEFRPLDGRIDEFHPKATRTLFIGNLEKTTSYQQLLDIFQRFGEIVDIDIKKVNGVPQYAFVQYSDIASVCKAIKKMDGEYLGSNRLKLGFGKSMPTTCVWLDGLATNITEQYLTRHFCRYGHVVKVVFDRLKGMALVLYNNTDFAQAAVRETKGWKIGGNKIKVDFASQESQMAFYRSMQASGQDIRDFYEIPPERREERRPPYHEFTAERAYYENIRTPGLYPEDARRDYAARSRDRFPELEHYQGDHFDPRYHEDPRDYRDYRDPFEQDIRKYTYIQRERERERERFEADRSRWSPSHPRRPITPTVSPSPSDRAPRDSERRVYSQSSERSGSVSSVSPPHFDKSEKTLLEHASKSEKSSQPDRVAGAEKTKRAKRKEKGDKDKAEKIKSRKAKGQSPSNPLPETEIEAGFDGGSGRGRGSDQDVHERQKCKGDGDALVGNPLSTSHQDSVKSERSEMSKGDTSDLDARNRLKKHLKSDVVNDGKDSSVDSDRLAARKRRFADSGGRTVRQKRGRHEEEDGTQSSDFGVSATYLKESEIDKHKDSQRRESRLKTDKGGPQKDGQEDIRGQKEKSEGSLEPVESKRHPGHTSSRRFSQEGNTEQSSARDQDHHTAFKFGQNAETNKSTKNKEDHVDIDLSQSYRKQMEQNRRLHQQQQQRESDKLDKQVSPQGSETEDLEHRSLVHEVGKPPEDVTDNFPSNKLKKLDRFDTDSGIKRERVYRSFRQKSEDPDWNNTSSPGHQHFSHHADEDFVAASHKELSRNDEKIHPDLELLVKKSPITPLNKINTPLLTVEEEQQKRWEMRVKQDLLPDLNFSRSLSKNIHNRNRLDYGMWPDLEPGEVRSDSEEDRENKPHSPVPSTSMPFSERPRADRFSDPKLAHLERNKFYSFAQDQTITPDTKALLERAKSLSSSREDNWSFLDYDSHFASFRNRKDTEKVESTPRPTPSWYMKKKKTRSGSEDKLDDRKEEPKPEEQERRELFASRFLHSPVFELDSRRLQHLERKHEEPEHNQQPGQQGSIDGELDSGPVVLFHSRFLELTRLQQQKNKTLQPPEVKRDAVVTDENKVPEKASVQEQQPVQAPETAESVMEPEIKPISPAEELIPEPRLTPTPVTQSVVKDFPPSEEKCVPLNPAPDPNPSVVFVKEEVKEIEHVMPLYHTPTETSDPEPTPVAASEPTYSVNTCKLSPSEGKADVVTEDVKPPITEQPGRRDSHDEFVSSSEPELDPETTQPSVPEASSPTPPSFVEEVNVKKENSTCKAGAEPDGEKKLVVSKVPMPSDNDANDEPVSSQKENKSKEIKNKKYKQSSAQVAPVPAVSASSSEKQATRKSERIDKEKLKRGSSPRAESKSTGKSPIHGSDPDMSEQSISLGRARRRNVKSVYATPVEDDAPVRSGKEITESPRSARKRGTDKDATQQNVEPDQPTPAPVAKRGRPPKNRKQGDESSNAKADKPKIDNKDTDSNESESGDRIPRVSKGKTSPHVTKSSANQVSTAVVSASTRKGEKTEAADDDDQEMDFADEDTLALQDSSASCTDLSIKADQKKEEKDKQGIEQGKEKDVLHEKASGGKSNGKETDGLVLEEKPTSEKDRMVRGGKTKSMRTPKSPVLKNLKIKLNVTEVKDFLQLGDEELGNQEDSSKKLRPSDHSDQVSKCTNVDKGGSNNEEKENSALETSKSSISQEMELEQAVENIAKLTDPTFPAEPPTPPVPHADVKSDPEEEKPSNPASETELMAAIDSITAEDASVPLTPAPPLSAEMGSEPEIQDFVQPGKEDEPATNASAIQEEPALPNTLKRGIKGKPKTPKRLKTQKQVRKDLKDGHSVSEELTTPDVKIVSETPPAAATAAVITPTTWKSEPELSAVKATDINAESESSSEEPRQHPKSVYPQSKSPICPKPQQLPPECISPSLSPLANRPNIRPVPTSRIPVSPPDWCHQSKDAGISPSPVVPLAAKENQPLPSESENMDIDHGTSDLRQILMKHKTVSLPGSSPVPSSLSSLRDQNLSESNPQLTAVVPNRSPLPDSKMPAHPAPPIVRPPASLTSPETKSVISVIASTATSVISRVCNAPEQEDKMNMNIGNPCVDMALPKTTYRPSKDDTGSYHGPSVGDEGGSGARFIVESPTLGTGSCLGLRVNTSEGVVVLSHSGQKTEGPQRISAKISQIPQATAGDMESQQLVSMPQIKQEMYGHSQSGLRSSSQTDHGHPGKPQLALSSIKQESAGLEKMDGTYQSGPQGVVKRLTQGNQQVMSYHQDYMPLKHQKKMDSGDPHGTDGTKPPWTSAVSPAISPHLPSPPGNHVGFVTAPGDRPPSHLSAVKQEPRSPRKSGHPHSPFTKVSSPIGSSSPKGIPVMLPTGIPAMQQFITGVHHPEQSVIMPPHSVPGGLGRMSPHCVTQSIQVGHLVQGDVRVNTPPLSVMSYGIHSDPLASAWSGPMQPRPTSPQAVSRDKVLKVNPGSLRGHEGEQEESRHFHQPGRPSAAQLKLETMQSDPRGPLRGVQLESYMAQRDMRVLMHQPGERSTTDPHSGHIQETLPQSLSPRAHVLPKVVSEKDLTKSLEAKRPHSPLPKDGMMGIRQSGPAMASPQRVQLIQPGPSGSFPEYSGMYSNPRGIHSQIPETSPVGHVTPTMGADLQTKPDGKMTQPVNMVQLLTKYPIVWQGLLALKNDTAAVQLHFVCGNKALAHRSLPLQEGGALLRIVQRMRLEASQLESVARRMTGDSDYCLLLALPCGRDQDDVLNQTQALKAAFINYLQTKLAAGIINIPNPGSNQPAYVLQIFPPCEFSESHLSQLAPDLLNRISSISPHLMIVITSV, from the exons ATGGTTCGGGAAACCAGACACCTTTGGGTGGGAAATTTACCCGAACATGTTCGAGAGGAGAAGATTGTGGAGCATTTTAAACG GTATGGCCGTGTCGAGAGTGTTAAAGTTCTGCGAAAGCGAGGTTCAGAGGGGGGTGTTGCAGCCTTTGTGGATTTTGTGGATATCAAAAGTGCGCAGAAGGCTCACAATGCTGTCAACAAGATGGGAGACAGGGACCTTCGGACTGACTACAATGAGCCTGGGTCAGTCCCTAGTGCTGTTCGGGGCCTTGAAGACAGCTCCCCCTCGAGCAGTCGAGACGTTACAGGATTCTCTAGGGGAACAGTTGGTCCAGTGTTTGGCCCACCTGTGTCCCTTCACACCAGAGAGGGACGTTATGAACGGAGAATAGATGG TTCAGAAAGCCGTGATCGTGCATATGATCACAGCCCGTATGGACACCATGACCGCAGTGGCACTTTCGACAGACAGCGTCACTACAACGCTGATTATTACCGTGATCGCtctgtgtttgctgctgctggcccGGGGAGCAGTGCCATTGGGGGAAGCTTTGAGGCATCAGACCCACATTTTGACTCTAGAATACGAGACCCTTTTACTCTTACTAATTCTACACGACGTGACCTTTACAGAGATGACAGAGGACGGCGTGTTGATAGAACCTATCATCACCGTCGGAGTCGATCATCTCATTCCTCACAGTCAAGGCACCCTTCCCCACAACGGACCACGGGGCAGACCCCCAAAACTCCTCATTCCCCTAAAAGAGCCCCTTTGTCCCCTGGGAGAGGCCCAAGATCTCGATCCCGCAGTAGATCTTCAAGCTCTGATTCTgtcagcagcaccagcagcacgGGCAGTGGCAG TGattcaaacagcagctcaagTGATGGATCTCGGGCACGTTCTGTTCAGTCATCTGCTGCACATGCGCCTCCTCAGTCCTCTATGGTGCTCGATTCTGAAGAGCCGCGAAGAAGCTTTGGAATTAAAGTGCAAAACTTACCAGTGCGCTCAACAG ACACAAGTTTAAAAGACGGACTCTTCCATGAATTCAAGAAACATGGAAAAGTGACCTCAGTGCAGATCCATGGAGCATCGGAGGACCGCTATGGTTTGGTGTTCTTCAGACAACAAGAAGATCAAGAAAAAGCCCTTAGTGTCTCCAAAGGAAAGCTGTTCTTTGGCATGCTTATTGAAGTCACTGCCTGGAGTGGCCCTG AAACGGAGAGTGAAAATGAGTTCAGACCCTTGGATGGGAGGATAGACGAGTTTCACCCAAAGGCCACAAGGACACTGTTTATAGGGAACCTTGAGAAGACGACCAGTTATCAGCAGCTCCTTGACATTTTCCAGCGCTTTGGTGAAATTGTG GACATTGACATCAAGAAAGTAAATGGAGTTCCCCAGTATGCTTTTGTCCAGTATTCTGATATTGCCAGTGTTTGCAAGGCCATAAAGAAGATGGATGGGGAGTACCTGGGGAGCAACAGACTAAAG CTTGGTTTTGGGAAGAGTATGCCCACAACGTGTGTTTGGCTTGATGGTCTGGCAACCAATATTACAGAGCAGTATCTCACACGGCACTTTTGCCGCTATGGACATGTAGTAAAG gTTGTGTTTGATAGATTGAAAGGGATGGCCCTCGTCTTGTACAACAATACAGATTTTGCTCAGGCAGCTGTGAGGGAGACCAAAGGCTGGAAGATTGGTGGCAAtaaaataaag GTGGATTTTGCAAGCCAAGAGAGTCAGATGGCATTCTACCGATCTATGCAGGCATCTGGTCAAGACATTAGAGACTTCTATGAAATCCCTCCTGAACGACG AGAGGAACGCAGACCTCCATATCATGAATTCACAGCAGAAAGGGCTTACTACGAGAATATACGAACCCCTGGCCTGTATCCAGAAGATGCCAGAAGAGACTATGCTGCACGCAGCAGAGACCGCTTTCCTGAACTGGAACATTATCAGGGGGATCATTTTGACCCACGCTATCACGAAGACCCAAGAGACTACAGGGACTATAGAGACCCCTTTGAACAAGACATACGAAAATACACATACATTCAAAGGGAGCGAGAAAGAGAGCGAGAACGTTTCGAGGCTGACCGTAGCAGATGGAGCCCTTCCCATCCAAGGCGACCTATCACTCCCACGGTATCACCTTCACCATCTGACCGTGCTCCCAGAGACTCAGAACGACGGGTTTACAGTCAATCCTCTGAGAGAAGTGGTAGTGTGAGCTCAGTGTCACCACCACATTTTGACAAATCTGAAAAGACCCTGCTAGAACATGCCTCGAAGAGTGAGAAGAGCAGTCAGCCAGATCGTGTAGCAGGGGCAGAGAAAACCAAACGCGCAAAACGGAAGGAGAAAGGTGACAAAGATAAAGCTGAAAAGATTAAATCGAGGAAAGCAAAGGGGCAATCCCCATCCAACCCACTACCTGAAACCGAGATTGAGGCTGGTTTTGATGGAGGGTCTGGAAGAGGGAGGGGATCAGACCAAGATGTTCATGAGAGACAGAAATGTAAGGGGGATGGTGATGCTCTTGTTGGAAATCCATTGTCAACTTCTCACCAGGATTCTGTAAAGAGTGAAAGATCTGAAATGAGTAAAGGTGATACTTCAGACTTGGATGCGAGAAATCGGCTAAAGAAACATCTGAAGTCAGATGTTGTAAATGATGGGAAGGATTCATCAGTGGATTCAGATCGCCTTGCTGCGCGAAAAAGGCGCTTTGCAGATTCTGGTGGAAGGACTGTTCGTCAGAAGAGAGGCAGGCACGAGGAGGAGGATGGCACTCAGTCTTCTGACTTTGGAGTCAGTGCTACATATTTGAAAGAATCAGAAATTGACAAGCACAAAGATTCACAGCGGAGAGAATCCAGACTCAAAACTGATAAAGGCGGCCCTCAAAAGGATGGTCAAGAGGACATTagaggacaaaaagaaaaatctgaggGATCCTTGGAGCCAGTGGAGTCAAAACGACACCCAGGACACACTTCATCAAGGCGATTTTCACAAGAGGGAAATACAGAACAAAGCAGTGCAAGGGATCAGGACCACCATACTGCCTTCAAATTTGGTCAGAATGCTGAAACTAACAAAAGTACCAAGAACAAGGAAGACCATGTTGACATTGACCTCTCTCAGAGTTACCGAAAGCAGATGGAGCAAAATAGACGTTTGcaccagcagcaacagcagcgtGAGTCTGACAAACTTGACAAACAAGTAAGTCCCCAAGGAAGTGAAACGGAAGACTTGGAACATCGTAGTCTTGTGCATGAAGTTGGTAAACCACCGGAGGATGTGACAGATAATTTTCCATCTAATAAGTTAAAGAAACTAGACCGATTTGACACAGACTCGGGGATAAAGAGAGAGCGTGTCTACCGGAGCTTTAGACAAAAAAGTGAAGATCCTGATTGGAACAACACCTCTTCTCCAGGACATCAACACTTCTCTCACCATGCAGATGAGGATTTTGTGGCTGCTTCTCACAAAGAGTTGAgtagaaatgatgaaaaaattcACCCTGATCTGGAGCTATTGGTCAAAAAGTCCCCTATCACACCCCTAAACAAGATAAACACTCCTTTACTTACTGTGGAAGAAGAACAACAGAAGAGATGGGAGATGAGAGTTAAACAAGACTTATTACCTGACCTGAACTTTTCCAGAAGTCTaagtaagaacattcacaaccGCAACCGTTTGGACTATGGTATGTGGCCTGACTTGGAACCCGGGGAAGTACGGTCTGACTCAGAAGAGGACAGAGAGAACAAACCCCACTCTCCTGTACCCTCCACATCCATGCCTTTTTCTGAAAGACCAAGAGCTGACAGGTTTTCAGACCCAAAATTAGCACATCTGGAAAGGAATAAATTCTACTCCTTTGCACAGGACCAGACCATCACACCTGATACAAAGGCTCTGCTTGAGCGGGCAAAATCTCTCTCATCCTCAAGAGAAGATAACTGGTCATTTTTAGATTATGATTCTCATTTCGCAAGTTTCCGCAACAGAAAAGACACTGAAAAAGTAGAGTCAACGCCACGACCTACACCTTCATGgtacatgaaaaagaaaaagactcgCAGTGGATCTGAAGACAAACTTGATGACAGGAAAGAGGAGCCGAAGCCAGAGGAACAGGAACGCAGGGAACTGTTTGCCTCCCGCTTCCTTCACAGCCCCGTCTTTGAGCTGGACTCTAGACGACTTCAACACCTGGAACGCAAACATGAAGAACCTGAGCATAACCAACAACCTGGTCAGCAGGGGTCAATAGATGGTGAACTTGACTCAGGGCCAGTTGTCCTTTTCCATAGTCGTTTTTTGGAACTCACACGActacagcaacagaaaaataaaactctgcAGCCACCAGAGGTAAAGAGAGATGCAgtggtcacagatgaaaataaagTACCTGAAAAAGCATCTGTTCAAGAACAACAACCTGTACAGGCACCTGAAACAGCAGAATCTGTCATGGAGCCAGAAATTAAACCCATCAGTCCTGCTGAAGAACTGATTCCTGAACCCCGACTCACACCTACTCCTGTCACCCAATCTGTGGTCAAGGACTTTCCTCCGTCAGAAGAGAAATGTGTTCCGCTAAATCCAGCTCCTGATCCAAATCCCTCGGTGGTGTTTGTAAAGGAAGAGGTAAAAGAAATTGAACACGTTATGCCGCTGTACCACACCCCAACTGAGACATCAGATCCTGAACCTACACCTGTAGCAGCATCTGAACCCACCTATTCAGTAAATACATGTAAACTTTCTCCATCTGAAGGGAAGGCAGATGTTGTTACTGAGGATGTAAAACCTCCAATCACAGAACAACCAGGCCGCCGTGATTCCCATGATGAGTTTGTTAGCAGTTCAGAACCAGAGCTGGATCCTGAGACAACACAGCCATCAGTGCCTGAAGCCAGTAGTCCAACACCACCTAGTTTTGTAGAGGAGGTGaatgtaaagaaagaaaattctaCTTGTAAAGCAGGAGCAGAGCCTGATGGGGAGAAGAAGCTTGTGGTTAGTAAAGTGCCGATGCCTAGTGACAATGACGCAAATGACGAGCCAGTCTCATCTCAGAAAGagaataaatcaaaagaaattaaaaataaaaagtacaaaCAATCCTCTGCTCAGGTTGCTCCAGTTCCAGCAGTGTCTGCCTCTAGTTCCGAGAAACAAGCTACCCGCAAAAGTGAGCGCATTGACAAAGAGAAGTTAAAACGTGGCTCATCTCCTAGAGCTGAATCAAAGTCCACAGGCAAATCTCCCATTCATGGATCAGATCCTGATATGTCAGAGCAGAGCATATCATTAGGCAGAGCACGGCGAAGAAATGTGAAATCTGTCTATGCCACCCCTGTTGAAGACGATGCACCAGTTCGCTCTGGAAAGGAAATTACAGAGTCACCACGTTCTGCACGAAAGCGAGGTACAGACAAAGATGCCACGCAACAAAATGTTGAGCCGGATCAACCTACTCCAGCTCCTGTAGCTAAACGGGGCCGTCCTCCAAAAAATCGCAAACAAGGTGATGAGAGTTCAAACGCTAAAGCAGACAAACCTAAAATTGACAATAAAGACACAGATTCAAATGAATCAGAAAGTGGTGATCGAATTCCAAGAGTGTCAAAAGGGAAAACCTCTCCTCACGTCACAAAGAGTTCAGCAAATCAGGTGTCCACAGCTGTAGTATCTGCATCAACtaggaagggggaaaaaactgaggcagctgatgatgatgatcaggAAATGGATTTTGCCGATGAAGATACCTTGGCTTTGCAAGATTCATCAGCTTCATGTACAGATTTGTCGATAAAAGCTGAccaaaagaaagaggagaaagacaAACAAGGCATAGAAcaaggaaaagagaaagatgTGCTCCATGAAAAAGCTAGTGGGGGTAAATCAAATGGGAAAGAGACTGATGGCCTGGTCTTAGAAGAAAAACCCACCTCAGAAAAAGACAGGATGGTTAGGGGAGGAAAAACCAAGTCAATGAGGACTCCCAAGTCTCCAGTCCTTAAGAACCTAAAAATCAAACTGAATGTCACTGAGGTGAAGGATTTCCTTCAGTTGGGGGATGAAGAGCTAGGGAATCAAGAAGATTCATCAAAAAAGTTGAGACCTAGTGACCACAGTGATCAAGTGTCAAAGTGCACTAATGTTGACAAAGGAGGCTCCAACAATGAAGAGAAGGAAAATTCTGCTTTGGAAACATCGAAAAGCTCAATTTCACAGGAGATGGAATTGGAGCAAGCTGTAGAGAACATTGCCAAACTTACAGATCCAACATTTCCAGCAGAACCACCAACACCTCCTGTTCCACATGCAGATGTCAAAAGTGACCCAGAGGAAGAAAAACCTTCTAATCCTGCAAGCGAGACAGAACTCATGGCTGCCATTGATTCGATAACAGCAGAGGATGCGAGTGTACCCTTAACACCAGCACCTCCTCTAAGTGCAGAAATGGGTTCAGAACCTGAGATACAAGACTTTGTTCAACCCGGGAAGGAAGATGAACCTGCCACAAATGCATCTGCTATACAGGAGGAACCAGCCTTACCAAACACACTCAAAAGGGGCATCAAAGGAAAACCAAAAACGCCTAAACGTCTTAAAACCCAAAAGCAAGTGAGAAAAGATTTAAAGGATGGACATTCAGTAAGTGAGGAACTGACCACCCCTGATGTAAAGATTGTTTCTGAgacacctccagcagcagcaactgCTGCAGTTATTACTCCCACTACTTGGAAATCAGAGCCGGAGCTCTCAGCTGTCAAGGCTACAGACATAAACGCAGAGTCAGAGTCATCGTCTGAAGAACCACGTCAACATCCTAAATCAGTTTACCCCCAGTCTAAGAGTCCTATATGCCCAAAACCTCAACAGTTGCCACCCGAGTGCATCTCCCCTTCTTTGTCTCCACTAGCTAACAGGCCAAATATCAGACCCGTTCCAACAAGTAGAATTCCTGTTTCACCACCAGATTGGTGCCACCAGTCTAAAGATGCAGGTATTTCCCCTTCACCTGTTGTGCCGTTAGCAGCCAAAGAAAACCAGCCTTTGCCCTCAGAATCAGAAAACATGGATATTGATCATGGCACAAGTGACCTGAGGCAGATTCTTATGAAACACAAGACTGTTTCCCTGCCAGGCAGTAGTCCTGTTCCTAGCAGTCTGTCCAGTCTTCGAGATCAGAACCTTTCTGAAAGTAATCCTCAGCTCACAGCTGTTGTGCCAAATAGATCACCACTCCCTGATAGTAAAATGCCAGCTCATCCAGCCCCGCCTATTGTTCGACCTCCAGCCTCACTAACATCTCCCGAGACAAAGTCTGTTATCTCTGTTATTGCATCCACTGCAACTTCTGTTATCAGTCGTGTTTGCAACGCTCCTGAGcaagaagacaaaatgaataTGAACATTGGAAATCCCTGTGTGGACATGGCTTTACCCAAAACAACCTACAGGCCCAGCAAAGATGATACTGGATCATACCATGGGCCATCTGTTGGTGATGAAGGGGGAAGTGGTGCACGCTTCATTGTTGAGAGCCCGACTCTTGGTACTGGATCTTGTTTAGGTCTGAGAGTAAATACATCTGAAGGAGTGGTAGTATTGAGCCACTCTGGGCAGAAAACAGAGGGACCTCAGCGGATTAGTGCAAAGATAAGTCAAATCCCTCAAGCAACAGCAGGTGATATGGAATCTCAGCAGCTAGTATCCATGCCTCAGATTAAACAGGAAATGTATGGTCACTCTCAGTCAGGACTTAGGTCATCATCACAGACAGACCATGGGCATCCTGGGAAGCCACAGTTAGCTCTGTCTTCTATTAAACAAGAGAGTGCTGGGCTGGAAAAGATGGATGGTACTTACCAATCTGGACCTCAAGGTGTGGTGAAGCGTCTTACACAGGGTAACCAGCAAGTAATGAGTTACCATCAAGACTACATGccattaaaacatcaaaagaaaatGGACAGTGGTGATCCTCATGGTACAGATGGAACTAAACCACCTTGGACCTCTGCTGTAAGTCCGGCAATAAGCCCTCATTTGCCCTCTCCACCTGGAAACCATGTAGGTTTTGTTACAGCACCTGGTGACAGACCCCCTTCACATCTTAGTGCAGTCAAACAGGAACCAAGATCCCCACGCAAGTCAGGCCATCCACACTCTCCTTTTACTAAAGTGTCCTCACCCATAGGCTCCTCATCACCCAAGGGCATTCCAGTAATGTTACCCACTGGGATTCCTGCCATGCAGCAGTTTATTACTGGTGTGCATCATCCAGAGCAGTCTGTTATCATGCCACCTCACAGTGTGCCTGGAGGCTTGGGACGGATGTCTCCTCATTGTGTCACCCAATCAATTCAAGTGGGGCATCTGGTCCAAGGAGATGTAAGGGTCAAtactcctcctctctctgtgatGAGCTATGGGATTCATAGTGACCCTCTGGCCTCTGCCTGGTCTGGTCCCATGCAGCCACGGCCTACCTCACCCCAGGCTGTTAGCAGAGACAAGGTTCTCAAAGTAAACCCAGGTTCTTTGAGGGGTCATGAGGGGGAACAGGAAGAATCCAGACACTTCCATCAGCCAGGAAGACCATCTGCTGCACAACTGAAACTGGAGACTATGCAGTCAGATCCTCGTGGGCCTTTGCGAGGTGTCCAGTTGGAATCGTACATGGCACAGAGAGATATGCGCGTGCTCATGCACCAACCGGGCGAGCGTTCGACCACAGACCCTCATTCTGGACACATTCAAGAGACTCTTCCCCAGTCCTTGTCTCCAAGAGCACATGTTCTGCCTAAAGTTGTGTCTGAGAAAGATCTAACAAAGTCATTAGAAGCTAAGAGGCCGCACTCCCCGCTTCCAAAGGATGGAATGATGGGGATCAGGCAATCTGGGCCAGCAATGGCATCTCCCCAGAGAGTTCAACTAATCCAGCCAGGACCTAGTGGCTCATTCCCTGAGTACTCAGGGATGTACTCCAACCCAAGAGGCATCCATTCTCAAATACCAGAGACCTCTCCTGTTGGACATGTCACACCAACTATG GGAGCAGACCTCCAGACAAAACCAGATGGCAAGATGACGCAGCCTGTTAATATGGTGCAGTTGCTCACG aaatacCCCATTGTGTGGCAAGGCCTGCTGGCGCTGAAGAACGACACAGCTGCAGTCCAGTTGCATTTCGTCTGCGGCAACAAAGCTTTGGCTCATCGATCGCTGCCTCTACAAGAAGGAGGCGCCCTGCTAAGGATTGTACAGAGAATGAGACTAGAGGCTTCACAACTGGAGAGTGTAGCCAGAAGAATGACA GGGGACAGCGACTACTGTCTTCTCCTTGCTCTGCCATGTGGACGAGATCAAGACGACGTTCTGAATCAAACTCAAGCTCTTAAGGCAGCGTTCATTAACTACTTGCAGACAAAACTGGCTGCTGGTATCATCAATATTCCCAACCCAGGTTCCAATCAG cccGCCTATGTGCTCCAGATTTTCCCACCATGTGAGTTTTCAGAGAGCCACTTATCCCAGCTCGCCCCTGACCTGCTCAACAGGATCTCCAGCATCTCACCACACCTCATGATTGTCATCACCTCTGTGTAA